The following coding sequences are from one Salvia hispanica cultivar TCC Black 2014 chromosome 3, UniMelb_Shisp_WGS_1.0, whole genome shotgun sequence window:
- the LOC125209807 gene encoding rhodanese-like domain-containing protein 14, chloroplastic isoform X1: MVAAFTSISPHPLSSYLHHKFQPSLLAYSLSSTTESTNLSNRGKNSSTYGPLRIQNAATKPAKSPAEEDWKIKRQVLLEKKVRSVDVKEALRLQKENNFVILDVRPEAEFKEAHPAGAINVQIYRLIKEWTAWDIARRAAFAFFGIFQGTEENPEFIQSKICRISYSSTLLLLNMYSLYGYLFFAFSCQPQNHLLSLQLAQSGVESKLPKDAKIIVACSSGGTTRPTQNLPEGQQSRSFIAAYLLVLNGFKNVYHLDGGIYKWFKEDLPLESEE; encoded by the exons ATGGTAGCTGCATTTACTTCCATTAGCCCACACCCACTATCTTCGTATCTACATCACAAGTTTCAACCTTCTCTTCTAGCCTACAGTTTGAGCTCTACCACTGAATCTACTAATTTATCCAACAGAGGGAAAAACTCAAGCACCTATGGACCCTTGAGAATTCAAAACGCAGCAACCAAGCCAGCAAAGTCGCCAG CTGAAGAAGACTGGAAGATAAAACGGCAAGTTCTACTGgagaaaaag GTAAGGAGTGTCGACGTAAAGGAAGCATTGCGACTTCAAAAAGAGAACAACTTCGTCATTCTTGATGTACGCCCAGAGGCAGAGTTCAAGGAG GCTCATCCAGCAGGTGCTATTAATGTGCAAATATACAGGCTCATAAAGGAATGGACAGCATGGGACATTGCTAGAAGGGCTGCATTTGCATTCTTCGGCATCTTCCAAGGAACAGAAGAGAACCCTGAGTTTATACAAAGTAAGATATGTAGGATATCGTATTCCTCTACCCTGCTTCTGCtaaatatgtactccctctatGGGTACctattttttgctttttcttgcCAACCACAAAATCATTTACTAAGTCTACAACTCGCACAATCAGGTGTAGAGTCAAAACTACCTAAGGATGCTAAGATTATAGTGGCTTGTTCATCTGGAGGAACAACAAGGCCAACGCAAAATCTTCCCGAAGGGCAGCAGTCAAG GTCATTTATAGCTGCTTACTTGCTGGTGCTGAATGGCTTTAAGAATGTTTATCACTTGGATGGAGGAATCTACAAATGGTTTAAAGAAGACCTGCCATTAGAATCTGAAGAGTGA
- the LOC125209807 gene encoding rhodanese-like domain-containing protein 14, chloroplastic isoform X2, with the protein MVAAFTSISPHPLSSYLHHKFQPSLLAYSLSSTTESTNLSNRGKNSSTYGPLRIQNAATKPAKSPAEEDWKIKRQVLLEKKVRSVDVKEALRLQKENNFVILDVRPEAEFKEAHPAGAINVQIYRLIKEWTAWDIARRAAFAFFGIFQGTEENPEFIQSVESKLPKDAKIIVACSSGGTTRPTQNLPEGQQSRSFIAAYLLVLNGFKNVYHLDGGIYKWFKEDLPLESEE; encoded by the exons ATGGTAGCTGCATTTACTTCCATTAGCCCACACCCACTATCTTCGTATCTACATCACAAGTTTCAACCTTCTCTTCTAGCCTACAGTTTGAGCTCTACCACTGAATCTACTAATTTATCCAACAGAGGGAAAAACTCAAGCACCTATGGACCCTTGAGAATTCAAAACGCAGCAACCAAGCCAGCAAAGTCGCCAG CTGAAGAAGACTGGAAGATAAAACGGCAAGTTCTACTGgagaaaaag GTAAGGAGTGTCGACGTAAAGGAAGCATTGCGACTTCAAAAAGAGAACAACTTCGTCATTCTTGATGTACGCCCAGAGGCAGAGTTCAAGGAG GCTCATCCAGCAGGTGCTATTAATGTGCAAATATACAGGCTCATAAAGGAATGGACAGCATGGGACATTGCTAGAAGGGCTGCATTTGCATTCTTCGGCATCTTCCAAGGAACAGAAGAGAACCCTGAGTTTATACAAA GTGTAGAGTCAAAACTACCTAAGGATGCTAAGATTATAGTGGCTTGTTCATCTGGAGGAACAACAAGGCCAACGCAAAATCTTCCCGAAGGGCAGCAGTCAAG GTCATTTATAGCTGCTTACTTGCTGGTGCTGAATGGCTTTAAGAATGTTTATCACTTGGATGGAGGAATCTACAAATGGTTTAAAGAAGACCTGCCATTAGAATCTGAAGAGTGA